A stretch of Endozoicomonas sp. SCSIO W0465 DNA encodes these proteins:
- a CDS encoding IS66 family transposase: MIPELPATMSAEILLKENAELRMRVACLEERCRELEEKVGKNSQNSSKPPSSDGYQKPCKNSNSPDHSDDLSADKGTDPSDEKPNPKSLRQSSGNKAGGKKGHQGTCLKQVDIPDYIEYLPVKECNKCQASLLDSEPVKYIERQVFEPGRPGEFEVTAHRAEVKICTCGCRNQAEFPEGVTAAAQYGSATQAMAVYLNQYHFLPFKRVSEYFNTLYKMSVSAGTVANFVARTYENLASTEEVIRDALRESSVAGADETGMRAEGSLHWLHVMRDEQWTLYYLSEKRGREAMDTMGILLTFAGVLVHDHWKSYFAYAATHVLCNAHHLRELLGVVDRDSNQLALRLMKLLRLSWHYCKGFKTIGMLQMPSVVCERIEKIYDRLLQRALMKEVVYMEKQREELKRKKVKNTKAYNLFKRLTEFKAETLRFMSDFTIPFDNNGSERDVRMAKLKQKISGCFRSADGGSMFARIRSYLSSARKQGMDIYQSLHRAVRNYCNMPLLSAE; encoded by the coding sequence ATGATTCCAGAACTACCCGCAACTATGTCGGCTGAGATTCTCTTGAAAGAGAATGCAGAGCTGCGGATGAGAGTTGCCTGTCTGGAAGAGCGATGTCGAGAATTGGAAGAAAAGGTTGGCAAGAACAGTCAAAACAGCAGCAAGCCGCCATCGTCTGATGGTTATCAAAAACCTTGTAAAAACAGTAATTCTCCAGATCATTCTGACGACCTTTCCGCAGATAAAGGTACCGATCCATCGGATGAAAAACCCAATCCTAAAAGTCTGAGACAGTCTTCTGGTAATAAAGCCGGTGGAAAGAAAGGGCATCAGGGCACTTGTCTTAAACAGGTCGATATCCCTGACTATATTGAGTACCTTCCGGTTAAAGAATGCAATAAATGTCAGGCGTCTCTTCTTGATAGTGAGCCGGTCAAATATATTGAACGACAGGTGTTTGAACCAGGGAGACCGGGTGAATTTGAAGTAACGGCCCATAGAGCTGAAGTAAAAATCTGCACTTGTGGTTGTCGGAATCAGGCTGAATTCCCGGAAGGTGTTACCGCTGCCGCACAATATGGCTCAGCCACACAGGCTATGGCCGTCTATCTTAACCAATACCATTTCCTGCCTTTTAAGCGCGTGTCAGAGTATTTTAATACTCTCTATAAAATGAGTGTAAGTGCAGGCACTGTCGCCAATTTTGTGGCCAGAACCTATGAAAATCTGGCTTCTACTGAAGAGGTTATTCGTGACGCCTTGCGGGAATCGTCTGTTGCCGGAGCCGATGAAACGGGTATGCGGGCCGAGGGCTCTTTGCACTGGCTACACGTTATGCGGGATGAACAATGGACGCTCTACTACTTGTCTGAAAAGCGAGGTCGTGAGGCCATGGACACGATGGGCATACTGCTAACATTTGCAGGCGTTCTGGTTCATGATCATTGGAAATCCTATTTTGCATATGCGGCAACTCACGTACTTTGCAATGCCCATCACCTGAGGGAGCTTTTGGGTGTTGTTGATAGGGACAGCAATCAACTGGCGTTGCGATTGATGAAGCTACTGAGGCTTTCCTGGCATTACTGCAAGGGCTTTAAGACCATAGGTATGCTACAGATGCCAAGTGTTGTCTGTGAACGAATCGAGAAGATTTATGACCGGTTGCTTCAGCGGGCTCTAATGAAAGAAGTCGTCTATATGGAGAAGCAACGAGAGGAGCTTAAGCGCAAGAAAGTCAAGAATACTAAAGCTTACAATCTCTTCAAACGACTCACTGAGTTCAAGGCTGAGACACTGCGCTTCATGTCAGATTTTACCATTCCCTTCGATAACAATGGCAGTGAGCGGGATGTTCGAATGGCCAAGTTAAAGCAGAAAATCTCAGGCTGCTTCAGGAGTGCAGACGGTGGTTCTATGTTTGCACGGATTCGCAGCTATTTGTCGTCTGCCAGAAAACAGGGAATGGACATATATCAATCACTTCATAGAGCTGTTCGGAATTACTGTAATATGCCTTTGCTCAGTGCTGAATAG
- a CDS encoding AbgT family transporter, translating to MPEVKSGDSKLMNRFLNAVEKAGNKLPDPTLLFLYGLVIVWVLSALMSQLSLDMTHPATGQAVVVKNLLTGSALADFLASMVKNFAGFAPMGIVLVAMLGIGVAEKSGFITTGLKKMLGVTPLKLLTPMLILVAIISHTAADAGYVLVIPLGGIIFHAAGRHPIAGIAAAFAGVSGGFSANFIPSGIDPLLQGFTQSAAQILDPSFQMNPLANLFFTGASSIVIIAIGWYVTDKIVEPRLQASTTLDEDAEKAPDLSSFTPEESKAFNAAGLAMLAGIALLVACVIPETSPLRSANGEITAFSAPLMQSIVPLIFILFIIPGIVYGKVSGTFKTSKDTVVAMNSTMSTMGSYLVMAFFCAQFLYAFSQSNLGTVLALSGAEVLQAMNLPGEITVIGMILLTATVNLVIGSSSAKWALIGPILVPMLMAVGISPELSQAAYRVGDSVSNIISPLMVYFPLVVVYCQRYVKNSGIGSLASMMMPYSIAMLIGWTIFLLAYWALGLPLGIQASYTYPAM from the coding sequence ATGCCGGAGGTGAAATCTGGCGATTCCAAGTTGATGAATCGCTTCCTGAACGCGGTTGAAAAGGCAGGTAACAAACTGCCGGATCCGACACTGCTGTTTCTTTATGGCCTGGTCATTGTCTGGGTTTTGTCTGCCTTAATGTCTCAGTTGAGCCTGGACATGACGCATCCGGCAACCGGTCAAGCTGTAGTGGTAAAAAACCTGCTGACAGGCTCCGCTCTTGCTGACTTTCTTGCCAGTATGGTTAAGAATTTTGCCGGCTTTGCACCCATGGGTATCGTACTGGTCGCCATGCTGGGCATCGGTGTTGCTGAAAAATCCGGGTTCATCACTACCGGCCTAAAGAAAATGTTGGGTGTAACCCCGTTAAAACTGTTAACCCCAATGCTGATCCTGGTTGCTATTATCAGCCATACAGCAGCTGATGCTGGTTATGTTCTGGTTATTCCCCTGGGTGGTATTATCTTCCACGCGGCAGGCCGTCATCCGATAGCAGGTATCGCTGCAGCATTTGCCGGTGTATCCGGTGGTTTCTCGGCCAACTTTATCCCGTCCGGTATCGACCCTCTGCTGCAGGGCTTTACCCAGTCTGCTGCACAGATTCTGGACCCATCTTTCCAGATGAATCCACTGGCCAACCTGTTCTTCACTGGCGCGTCCAGTATTGTCATCATCGCCATTGGCTGGTATGTAACGGACAAAATTGTTGAGCCACGTCTGCAGGCAAGCACCACTCTGGATGAAGATGCGGAGAAAGCACCTGACCTGAGCTCCTTTACGCCAGAAGAAAGTAAAGCATTCAATGCGGCCGGTCTGGCCATGCTGGCCGGTATTGCGCTGCTGGTTGCCTGTGTTATTCCTGAAACTTCTCCATTGCGCTCTGCGAACGGTGAAATCACTGCATTCTCAGCACCGTTGATGCAGTCTATCGTGCCTCTGATTTTCATCCTGTTTATTATTCCGGGCATCGTATATGGTAAAGTCTCTGGCACTTTCAAGACGTCTAAAGACACCGTGGTTGCCATGAACAGCACCATGTCCACCATGGGCTCTTACCTGGTTATGGCTTTCTTCTGTGCCCAGTTCCTGTACGCATTTTCACAGTCCAATCTGGGTACTGTATTGGCCCTGAGCGGTGCGGAAGTTCTGCAGGCCATGAACCTGCCTGGTGAAATTACGGTCATTGGTATGATCCTGCTGACCGCCACTGTTAACCTGGTCATTGGCTCTTCTTCTGCCAAATGGGCACTGATTGGTCCAATCCTGGTCCCGATGCTGATGGCGGTGGGTATCTCTCCGGAACTGTCGCAGGCGGCTTATCGTGTTGGTGATTCTGTTTCCAACATCATTTCTCCGTTGATGGTTTACTTCCCTCTGGTGGTCGTTTATTGCCAGCGTTATGTGAAGAATTCTGGTATCGGCTCTCTGGCTTCCATGATGATGCCATACTCCATCGCCATGCTGATCGGCTGGACCATCTTCCTGCTGGCTTACTGGGCACTGGGCTTACCTCTGGGTATCCAGGCTTCTTACACCTATCCGGCCATGTAA
- a CDS encoding ISNCY family transposase: MRKKRNPQCSMELHYVPHEICSQLSGISQWLDAHPQFNDWIYEDLSSGDKQNTGRNGLSAESVLRAALLKQYLNCDYDYLSFVLMDSMLFRDFCRLEPNQRPSRSSLHGLISLLTASTWERINNCQLMTAKDQGIEKGRTVAIDSTVTESDIKPPCDSDLLASSVKEICRLLERGQTLTATPLYEYTHHNRAVKDAARKCIYAGKEERHQHYKKLLQLTRKSRKVLIEATVTLANARQQGQCLLADDADKWQADVDHLLPLVDAIVSQTERRVFKGEKVPAQEKVVSLYEPHTDIIVKDRRQVQYGHKLNLVQGKSRLILDLVIEEGNPADSDQFIPMMERQKEIYGRVPHQTSGDSGYACRANLEKAKAMGISDVAFNKKRGLEVEEMTKSQYVYKTLFRFRAGIEAGISWLKRCFGLSRCHCKGSERFDSHCWLSVV, from the coding sequence ATGCGCAAAAAACGCAACCCGCAGTGTAGTATGGAACTCCATTACGTACCTCATGAAATCTGCTCCCAGCTTTCCGGTATCTCGCAATGGCTTGACGCCCATCCACAGTTCAATGACTGGATTTATGAGGACTTAAGTTCTGGTGATAAACAGAACACTGGGCGGAACGGACTATCAGCAGAATCCGTTCTTCGTGCGGCACTCCTGAAACAGTATTTGAATTGTGATTATGACTACTTGTCGTTTGTTTTGATGGACTCCATGCTCTTTCGAGACTTTTGTCGCCTCGAACCAAACCAGCGCCCCAGTCGCTCCAGTTTGCATGGGCTCATCAGCCTTCTTACTGCATCTACATGGGAACGGATTAATAACTGTCAGCTAATGACCGCTAAAGATCAGGGTATTGAAAAAGGGCGCACTGTGGCTATTGACAGCACAGTCACCGAATCGGATATCAAACCTCCTTGCGACAGTGATCTTTTAGCCAGTTCCGTTAAAGAAATTTGTCGGCTGCTGGAACGGGGACAAACACTGACAGCGACACCGCTTTATGAATATACCCATCACAACCGAGCCGTAAAAGATGCGGCCAGAAAATGCATCTACGCTGGCAAAGAAGAGCGGCATCAGCATTATAAAAAACTGCTGCAGTTGACCCGAAAATCCCGGAAGGTACTTATCGAAGCTACTGTCACGCTAGCAAACGCCCGTCAGCAGGGGCAGTGTCTCCTGGCTGATGATGCCGACAAGTGGCAGGCCGATGTGGATCACCTGTTACCCCTGGTGGATGCAATAGTCTCCCAGACAGAGCGCAGGGTCTTTAAGGGTGAAAAGGTGCCAGCCCAGGAAAAAGTGGTTAGCCTGTATGAACCCCATACGGATATCATCGTAAAAGACAGGCGGCAAGTACAGTATGGCCATAAACTGAACCTGGTTCAGGGAAAAAGTCGATTGATCCTGGACCTGGTTATTGAGGAAGGTAACCCAGCGGATTCGGACCAATTCATTCCGATGATGGAAAGACAAAAAGAAATTTATGGTCGTGTACCTCACCAGACAAGCGGTGACAGCGGATACGCGTGTCGCGCTAATTTGGAAAAAGCCAAGGCCATGGGAATCAGCGATGTAGCTTTTAATAAGAAGCGCGGACTTGAAGTCGAAGAGATGACTAAAAGTCAGTATGTGTATAAAACGCTCTTTCGCTTCCGGGCAGGTATTGAAGCGGGAATTTCGTGGCTAAAGAGATGTTTTGGGCTATCACGTTGCCACTGCAAGGGTTCTGAGCGTTTTGATTCTCATTGCTGGTTATCGGTGGTCTAG
- the gadC gene encoding putative glutamine/gamma-aminobutyrate antiporter GadC — MGCVFGRELVSLRGLPAEAEYGLSSVFYYIFAAVFFLIPVSLVAAELATGWPEKGGVFRWVGEAFGPQWAFLAMFMLFTEVSVWFPTALTFGAVSLAFIGPDQTWDQALSANKFFVLAIVLAIYWLATFIAFRGVGAFSKVSKWGGMIGTIIPAIILIVLGFSYLGSGEPVHIELKWADVIPDFTNFSNIVLAASIFLFYAGMEMNAIHVKELDNASKSYPMAIAVASIGTVAIFILGTLAIGFVIPQADINLTQSLLVAYYDIFHWAGIGFLAPIMAICLAIGVLAGIVTWVAGPSSGLLTVAKAGYLPRFWQYTNKHDMATHIMFLQAGIVTVLSILFVVMPSVQATYQILSQLTVILYLVMYLLMFAAAIYLRFSQPNRPRPYSIPGGRGGMFLVAGIGFIGSLIAFIFSFIPPGQIAVGSPTAYVLILIALTIFFVILPFIIYANRKPHWKDEDSDFAPFTWELENTHPGLPNDSDTHTPHLTEKHFHWLHKKKSEHKGAQS; from the coding sequence ATTGGTTGTGTTTTTGGACGAGAACTAGTTAGCCTTCGAGGCTTACCTGCGGAAGCTGAGTATGGGCTCAGTTCGGTTTTCTACTATATCTTTGCTGCCGTATTCTTTTTAATACCTGTATCGCTTGTTGCCGCCGAGCTGGCTACCGGCTGGCCCGAAAAAGGGGGTGTATTTCGCTGGGTTGGAGAAGCCTTTGGTCCTCAATGGGCTTTTCTGGCCATGTTTATGTTGTTTACCGAGGTTAGTGTCTGGTTTCCTACAGCCCTGACATTTGGTGCCGTTTCCCTGGCCTTTATTGGACCGGATCAAACCTGGGACCAGGCTCTCTCTGCAAATAAGTTTTTTGTCCTCGCCATTGTTCTGGCCATTTACTGGCTGGCCACTTTTATTGCCTTTCGAGGAGTGGGTGCCTTCTCAAAAGTCTCCAAATGGGGCGGTATGATTGGTACGATAATACCGGCTATCATTTTGATTGTTCTCGGGTTCAGCTACCTTGGCAGTGGTGAGCCCGTACACATTGAGCTCAAGTGGGCTGATGTCATTCCAGACTTCACCAACTTCAGCAATATTGTCCTCGCCGCCAGCATTTTCCTTTTCTATGCTGGCATGGAAATGAATGCAATCCATGTGAAAGAGCTGGATAATGCGTCCAAATCTTATCCAATGGCGATCGCTGTGGCATCCATCGGAACGGTAGCCATTTTTATTCTCGGCACTCTGGCTATCGGTTTTGTTATTCCACAAGCCGATATCAATCTGACTCAGTCATTACTTGTCGCCTATTACGATATATTTCACTGGGCCGGCATCGGATTTCTTGCGCCTATTATGGCCATTTGTCTGGCCATTGGCGTTCTGGCCGGTATTGTCACCTGGGTTGCAGGCCCTTCGTCCGGGCTGTTGACTGTTGCCAAGGCAGGGTATCTTCCGCGGTTCTGGCAGTATACCAACAAGCACGATATGGCAACCCATATCATGTTTCTGCAAGCGGGTATCGTGACCGTTCTGTCCATATTGTTTGTGGTCATGCCTTCGGTTCAGGCGACCTATCAAATTCTCAGTCAGCTCACCGTTATTCTTTATCTGGTGATGTATCTCCTGATGTTTGCTGCGGCCATCTATCTGCGCTTTTCCCAACCCAATCGTCCAAGACCCTATAGTATCCCCGGTGGCAGAGGCGGTATGTTCCTGGTCGCAGGCATCGGCTTTATCGGATCGTTGATTGCCTTTATCTTCAGTTTTATTCCCCCCGGCCAGATTGCGGTGGGAAGCCCAACCGCTTATGTTCTGATTCTGATCGCACTGACCATCTTCTTTGTTATTCTTCCGTTCATTATTTATGCCAACCGGAAACCCCACTGGAAGGACGAAGATTCTGACTTTGCGCCCTTTACCTGGGAACTGGAAAACACTCACCCCGGGTTGCCCAATGACTCTGATACCCATACTCCACACCTGACAGAGAAACATTTTCACTGGTTGCACAAAAAGAAGTCTGAACATAAAGGAGCGCAGTCATGA
- the glsA gene encoding glutaminase A, whose protein sequence is MSFNTTELQHLADEALKLGKACNEGANADYIPFLASVPSDLCAVSISCCNGNIIHSGDYDYGFALESISKVCSMSLAMQQKGAEQVREKIGAEPTGLPFNSVMALTVHQDKPLTPLVNAGAMSTVSFLEAPDKESRWQMILDFQRKMMSQNVRLSDDVNTSEQETNFHNRAIAWLLYAAGNCFSDPMDACEVYTRQCSTLISCDDLATLGGTLANGGVNPVTKEKVINPENIAPILAEMTMEGMYDYSGDWAFLVGLPGKSGVGGGVVAVVPGKMAIAGFSPPLDEAGNSARAMKMIRHIANNLNLSVYQPS, encoded by the coding sequence ATGAGCTTTAACACCACTGAACTGCAACACCTTGCGGATGAAGCCCTGAAACTCGGCAAGGCCTGTAACGAAGGGGCAAATGCAGACTACATTCCGTTTCTGGCCAGTGTGCCTTCCGATTTATGTGCCGTATCCATTTCCTGTTGTAACGGAAACATTATTCACAGTGGCGATTACGACTATGGTTTTGCCCTGGAATCCATCAGTAAAGTGTGCTCAATGTCGCTGGCCATGCAGCAAAAAGGCGCAGAGCAGGTCAGGGAAAAAATCGGGGCTGAACCAACAGGGCTCCCATTCAACTCGGTGATGGCGCTGACAGTACATCAAGACAAACCGCTGACGCCTCTGGTCAATGCGGGTGCCATGTCCACCGTCAGCTTTCTGGAGGCTCCCGATAAAGAGTCACGCTGGCAGATGATCCTCGACTTCCAGAGGAAAATGATGTCCCAAAACGTGCGGCTTTCGGATGACGTAAACACGTCCGAACAGGAGACCAACTTCCATAATCGAGCCATTGCCTGGCTACTGTATGCGGCGGGTAACTGCTTCAGTGATCCGATGGACGCCTGCGAAGTTTATACACGACAATGTTCAACCCTCATCAGTTGTGATGACCTGGCAACCCTTGGCGGAACATTGGCTAATGGCGGTGTAAACCCGGTCACTAAAGAAAAGGTCATCAATCCTGAAAACATTGCGCCCATTCTTGCCGAAATGACCATGGAAGGCATGTACGATTACTCGGGAGACTGGGCATTCCTGGTGGGTTTGCCGGGTAAGAGTGGCGTTGGCGGTGGCGTTGTCGCCGTCGTTCCGGGGAAGATGGCCATTGCCGGCTTCTCACCACCGCTGGACGAGGCTGGAAACAGTGCCAGAGCCATGAAAATGATTCGCCACATTGCCAACAACCTTAATCTCAGCGTTTACCAACCTTCTTAG
- a CDS encoding metalloregulator ArsR/SmtB family transcription factor, with protein MMSDEIRLRCLLLIARQGELSVCELVSALNEPQPKISRHLAQMRNHGLLNTRRKDQWIFYSIAKDLPGWMNKIVDGLRHSKCLKSEYQQDTNRLESMSNRPSY; from the coding sequence ATGATGTCGGATGAAATCCGGCTCCGCTGTCTGCTTCTCATAGCCCGCCAGGGTGAGCTGAGTGTCTGTGAACTGGTGTCTGCCCTTAATGAGCCTCAACCGAAAATATCCCGACACCTGGCACAAATGAGAAACCACGGTTTGTTAAACACTCGTCGTAAAGATCAATGGATATTCTATTCTATAGCCAAAGATCTGCCCGGCTGGATGAACAAAATCGTTGATGGCCTGCGCCACTCAAAGTGTCTGAAGAGTGAGTACCAGCAGGATACCAACCGGCTGGAATCAATGTCCAACCGGCCGTCTTATTAA
- a CDS encoding ArsJ-associated glyceraldehyde-3-phosphate dehydrogenase, whose product MTIKVGINGFGRIGRLALRASWHWPDIEFVKINDVAGSSATLAHLLQFDSVQGTWQETISSDDQHIFINGQSIKCTQEKEISAIDWSDCDVVIDATGVHRATAKLNQYLEQGVKRVVVTAPVKEEGVLNVVMGVNDGLYDASQHRIVTAASCTTNCIAPVVKVIHENLGITRGTITTVHDLTNTQTILDAPHKDLRRARACGMSLIPTTTGSATAITQIFPDLEDRLNGHAIRVPLANASITDMVFDVARDTSVKEVNQLLKSAAGGSLNGILGYEERPLVSIDYRGDQRSSIIDALSTMVVDQRMVKIYAWYDNEMGYACRTAELALKVGRENA is encoded by the coding sequence ATGACTATCAAAGTAGGTATCAATGGCTTTGGCCGTATTGGCAGACTTGCTCTCAGAGCATCCTGGCACTGGCCGGACATTGAATTTGTAAAGATCAATGACGTGGCCGGGAGCAGTGCAACACTGGCTCACCTGCTGCAATTTGACTCTGTACAGGGAACCTGGCAGGAAACCATTTCATCCGACGACCAGCATATTTTCATCAATGGCCAGAGCATCAAATGCACTCAGGAAAAAGAGATCAGTGCCATCGACTGGTCAGACTGTGATGTGGTTATTGATGCCACGGGCGTTCACAGGGCAACAGCCAAACTCAACCAATACCTTGAGCAGGGCGTCAAACGAGTCGTCGTCACGGCTCCCGTTAAGGAAGAAGGTGTTCTGAATGTGGTTATGGGTGTTAATGACGGCCTCTATGATGCCAGCCAGCACCGTATCGTCACCGCAGCATCCTGCACGACCAACTGCATAGCCCCTGTCGTTAAGGTCATTCACGAAAACCTTGGCATTACCCGGGGTACTATCACCACGGTTCATGACCTGACCAATACCCAGACCATTCTCGATGCTCCCCATAAGGACCTGAGAAGAGCCCGTGCCTGTGGCATGTCCCTGATCCCCACAACAACGGGTTCCGCTACAGCCATCACCCAGATTTTTCCTGATCTGGAAGATCGGTTAAATGGGCACGCTATCCGGGTTCCCCTGGCGAATGCCTCAATCACTGATATGGTGTTTGACGTGGCCCGGGATACTTCCGTAAAAGAAGTTAATCAACTATTGAAATCAGCCGCCGGGGGCTCATTGAACGGCATTCTTGGTTATGAGGAGAGGCCGCTGGTTTCCATCGATTACCGTGGCGACCAGCGTTCTTCCATTATTGATGCACTGTCCACCATGGTGGTTGACCAGCGTATGGTCAAAATTTATGCCTGGTACGATAATGAAATGGGCTATGCCTGTCGTACTGCCGAGCTGGCGCTCAAAGTTGGCAGAGAGAACGCCTGA
- the arsJ gene encoding organoarsenical effux MFS transporter ArsJ — protein sequence MTETTPVETRVANSKELRQQQIRHYALVTFNYWNFTLTDGALRMLVVLHFYSLGYSGLEIAMLFLFYEFFGVVTNLIGGWLGARIGLNRTMNIGLFMQIIALLMLSAPSGFLSIPLVMFAQAISGIAKDLNKMSAKTSIKSLVSSQQSGRLYRWIAILTGSKNALKGAGFFLGGALLSLVGFQSALLIMAIMLALVLAGSLIWLQKDLGKARSKPKFTQIFSKSKAINILSAARLFLFASRDVWFVIALPVSLSSVFGWSHMETGSFMALWVIGYGLVQGIAPKITGAESHHTQSRAPLALWSATLLLVSVLLALAITFQWYPQSSLIIGLLIFGGIFAINSSLHSYLIVSFAREEGASMDVGFYYMANAMGRLTGTVLSGWAFQWGGLQACLWISSLFIMLTAIISLAMPDS from the coding sequence ATGACTGAGACTACCCCTGTTGAAACCCGGGTTGCAAACAGTAAAGAACTCCGGCAGCAGCAGATAAGACATTACGCGCTTGTCACGTTCAACTACTGGAACTTCACCCTGACCGATGGCGCCTTGCGCATGCTGGTGGTTCTCCACTTCTATTCGCTGGGCTATTCCGGCCTGGAAATTGCCATGCTGTTTCTCTTTTACGAGTTCTTCGGGGTAGTCACTAACCTGATTGGCGGCTGGCTGGGCGCCCGCATCGGCCTGAACAGAACCATGAATATCGGCCTGTTCATGCAGATCATCGCCTTGCTGATGCTGTCCGCCCCTTCAGGCTTCCTTTCCATACCTCTGGTGATGTTTGCCCAGGCTATTTCAGGTATTGCCAAGGACCTGAATAAAATGAGCGCAAAAACCTCCATAAAAAGCCTGGTCAGTAGCCAGCAATCTGGAAGACTGTATCGCTGGATAGCCATTTTGACGGGTTCAAAAAATGCCCTGAAAGGAGCTGGTTTCTTTCTCGGTGGAGCTCTGCTGAGCCTGGTTGGTTTTCAAAGTGCCCTGCTTATCATGGCTATTATGCTAGCCCTGGTACTGGCGGGCAGTCTGATTTGGCTGCAAAAAGACCTGGGCAAAGCCCGCAGTAAGCCCAAATTTACCCAGATATTCTCCAAGAGTAAGGCAATCAACATTCTCTCTGCTGCCCGTCTATTTCTCTTTGCTTCACGGGACGTATGGTTTGTTATTGCCCTGCCTGTCTCCCTGAGTTCCGTTTTTGGCTGGAGCCATATGGAAACGGGGAGTTTTATGGCTTTATGGGTGATTGGTTATGGTCTGGTCCAGGGTATTGCTCCAAAAATCACCGGCGCTGAGAGTCATCATACCCAAAGCCGCGCACCTCTTGCATTGTGGTCCGCAACGCTACTGCTGGTGTCTGTCCTGCTGGCACTGGCTATCACATTCCAGTGGTATCCACAGTCGAGCCTGATTATAGGACTGCTGATTTTTGGCGGGATATTTGCTATCAACTCATCACTGCACTCTTACCTGATTGTATCGTTTGCCAGGGAAGAAGGTGCATCCATGGATGTTGGCTTCTATTACATGGCCAATGCCATGGGGCGCTTAACCGGCACTGTGCTTTCCGGATGGGCTTTTCAATGGGGGGGACTGCAAGCCTGCCTGTGGATATCCTCTCTCTTTATCATGCTCACCGCTATCATTTCATTGGCGATGCCAGATTCATAG
- a CDS encoding IS630 family transposase, which produces MGLELKRPQPMKYVNITDEAVVLTLKYAKHYGPLRCIRERAHGLLLSNRGFTLEQIAEILEIKYQTVSQWIDDWEDYGIRALYKKHGGGRSCIYDESEVQRIKELVAEEPRRLSYVKSKIEDETGKSSSKLTLANIVKKLGLVYKRLRKSCKHKRDEEHFQRCKTALKDAQEAERKGLINLFYFDESGFTQEPCVPYGWQEKGKQLRIPSVKSKRINVLGFMNRSCELFHYPVVGSVNSDTVIAAFDDFAEKMEDEKYSSNDRYTVVMVDNASIHTSKKFRDRIADWTLEKKLLICFLPTYSPELNLIEILWRKVKYEWLNLLSIKSFTEFEKEVERVFASFGESHMISFANTK; this is translated from the coding sequence GTGGGTCTTGAACTAAAACGTCCCCAACCTATGAAGTATGTCAATATCACTGATGAAGCTGTTGTATTAACTTTGAAATACGCCAAGCACTACGGCCCTCTGAGGTGTATCAGGGAAAGAGCTCATGGTCTTCTATTGAGTAATCGAGGCTTTACCCTTGAGCAAATTGCAGAAATCCTTGAGATTAAATATCAGACCGTTTCCCAATGGATTGATGATTGGGAGGACTATGGTATTCGTGCATTGTATAAGAAACATGGTGGTGGAAGATCTTGCATATATGATGAATCTGAAGTGCAACGCATAAAAGAGTTAGTAGCAGAAGAGCCTCGTCGTTTATCGTATGTAAAATCCAAAATTGAGGATGAGACCGGTAAATCCTCATCAAAACTTACTCTGGCCAACATCGTAAAAAAGTTAGGACTGGTTTACAAAAGACTCCGTAAATCGTGCAAACATAAACGGGACGAAGAGCATTTCCAGCGTTGTAAAACTGCACTGAAAGACGCCCAGGAAGCTGAGCGCAAAGGGTTAATAAACTTGTTTTATTTTGATGAGTCCGGATTTACTCAAGAACCTTGTGTGCCATATGGCTGGCAGGAAAAAGGAAAGCAGCTCAGAATTCCATCAGTCAAAAGTAAGCGCATCAACGTGCTGGGCTTTATGAATCGGAGCTGTGAGCTGTTTCATTACCCTGTTGTGGGCTCTGTGAATAGTGATACAGTGATTGCAGCCTTTGACGACTTCGCAGAGAAAATGGAGGATGAAAAATACAGTTCAAATGACCGCTACACCGTAGTTATGGTGGACAATGCCAGTATTCATACCAGCAAAAAGTTTCGTGACAGAATCGCTGACTGGACTCTTGAGAAAAAGTTACTGATCTGCTTTCTTCCAACATATTCACCTGAACTCAATCTGATTGAGATCCTGTGGAGGAAAGTAAAGTATGAATGGCTCAATCTATTGTCAATCAAGAGTTTCACGGAATTTGAAAAGGAAGTTGAACGAGTGTTCGCTTCATTTGGAGAGAGTCATATGATTTCGTTTGCAAATACTAAATAA